A genomic window from Algoriphagus sp. Y33 includes:
- a CDS encoding DUF4252 domain-containing protein produces MKKLILTLALIGTVITVQAQSKSVKALYEKYKSEDDFFHMELGGNFMNFANGFKIDIDENDMATVAKSIEKLNFFTLPDHADDALLEYKTLQKGLERERYELLMEASEGKKGGVMVYSKGGNKISDLVVLVGGDDGDLIVVELKGSFDQELVAKAANYKGRN; encoded by the coding sequence ATGAAAAAACTAATTCTAACCCTAGCACTAATCGGGACGGTGATAACCGTACAGGCACAGAGCAAAAGTGTGAAAGCACTATACGAAAAGTATAAGAGTGAAGATGATTTCTTCCACATGGAGCTGGGAGGGAATTTCATGAACTTTGCCAATGGCTTCAAAATCGACATCGACGAAAATGACATGGCTACTGTAGCAAAGTCTATAGAGAAACTGAATTTTTTCACACTACCTGATCATGCAGATGATGCACTCCTCGAATACAAAACCTTGCAGAAGGGATTGGAAAGAGAAAGATATGAGCTGTTGATGGAAGCTTCCGAAGGAAAAAAAGGCGGGGTAATGGTATATTCTAAAGGAGGGAATAAAATTTCGGATCTAGTCGTCCTCGTGGGAGGTGATGATGGCGACCTAATAGTGGTGGAACTCAAAGGATCATTTGACCAAGAATTGGTAGCCAAAGCGGCAAATTATAAGGGAAGAAATTAA
- a CDS encoding universal stress protein, with translation MYQKVALAIAFSPRMEALISETKRLVQLFGSDLILIHIGKKTDELEAKLDEIIIKTGLDKLKTELIWKEGKPVKMILQACKEQKADLLVAGALKREKMLTYYMGSVGRKVIRKSSCSVLTLINPQVNAKRFSKVVINGTQLEVTPKVIEQGLKFCQNEQVSQVHILNEIKLYGLRMATAAEGSEDEVSNTRRKLIQEEIKYVEEILTDLDKSGLRINIKVTAGKWAVELVRYCESINADLLIMGDERGYTFIDRLFPHDLEEVLTELPCNLLIIK, from the coding sequence ATGTATCAAAAAGTAGCCCTTGCCATAGCTTTTTCCCCACGGATGGAAGCTTTGATTTCCGAAACCAAACGACTCGTCCAGCTTTTTGGATCTGATCTGATCCTCATTCATATCGGCAAAAAAACCGATGAACTGGAAGCAAAACTCGACGAGATAATAATCAAAACAGGTTTGGACAAACTTAAAACAGAGTTAATCTGGAAGGAGGGAAAACCTGTGAAAATGATCCTGCAGGCATGTAAAGAGCAAAAAGCCGATTTGCTGGTAGCGGGAGCATTGAAGCGTGAGAAAATGCTCACCTACTATATGGGATCTGTAGGCAGAAAAGTGATCCGAAAATCCAGCTGTTCTGTCCTGACATTGATCAACCCGCAGGTAAATGCTAAGAGGTTCTCCAAAGTCGTAATTAACGGAACACAGCTTGAAGTCACACCGAAAGTAATCGAGCAAGGCTTGAAATTCTGCCAAAATGAGCAAGTATCCCAAGTCCATATTCTCAATGAAATAAAACTTTATGGGCTAAGGATGGCTACCGCTGCGGAAGGTTCCGAAGATGAAGTATCCAACACCAGAAGAAAACTGATTCAGGAGGAAATAAAATATGTGGAAGAAATTCTAACTGATCTGGACAAATCCGGGCTAAGAATAAACATCAAAGTTACAGCGGGTAAGTGGGCTGTTGAACTTGTTAGATATTGTGAGTCAATAAATGCGGATTTATTGATTATGGGAGATGAGCGTGGCTATACCTTTATTGACAGGTTGTTCCCACATGATCTCGAAGAGGTATTGACAGAACTTCCTTGTAATCTTCTAATTATAAAGTAA
- a CDS encoding M14 family metallopeptidase, with amino-acid sequence MQKTKLSKLTIALAVSALSLGSYKADAQEKFFRAVGTPHNPTVEIAFNRYYTYEGLVENMKKIAAAHPTIARLESIGKSYEGRDIMTLTITDFSTGKDTDKPGMWIDGNIHSNEIQGGEFSLYGAWYLTEMYADNEFIRQLLKDKTFYITPTINPDARNNFFLEPNTANSPRSGMMILDNDGDGEAGEDMMDDLDGDGHITMMIRKSSTGRYIKDPQDPRKLIMVGPDKVGEYEMLGQEGTDLDGDGRVNDDGIGYYDPNRDWGWNWQPDYIQRGALKYPFTLPENRSIMEFVMKHPNIAGAQSFHNSGGMILRGPGAEEDVDTYNRDDIRIYDAIAQKGEEMIPGYRYLTVYKDLYSVFGGELDWFYGVRGVFTYSNELMNSYLYFHKESQGRGQDEMFKVDELLTMGDAFVNWHEYKHPQFGTVEIGGFKKNFGRAHPGFLLEQDAHRNTAFTIYHAYHTPKLSVMDVKEEELGGGLKAITATIFNERLMPTHASQDLKYKIERPDYVTISGAKVVAGFVVEDEDFNKFAEQKLTPEKISVANIPGMTGVKVKWIVSSGSNYSITVDSAKGGKASWKK; translated from the coding sequence ATGCAAAAGACGAAACTATCAAAATTAACCATTGCCTTGGCTGTGAGTGCTTTAAGCCTTGGAAGTTATAAGGCTGATGCCCAAGAGAAGTTTTTTCGGGCAGTAGGCACTCCCCATAATCCCACAGTAGAAATCGCTTTCAACAGGTATTATACCTATGAAGGGTTGGTGGAAAACATGAAAAAAATAGCTGCAGCACACCCCACTATAGCCAGGCTCGAATCAATAGGGAAATCGTATGAAGGCCGTGATATTATGACGCTGACGATTACGGACTTTTCCACGGGAAAGGACACAGACAAACCGGGTATGTGGATTGATGGAAATATTCACTCCAATGAAATTCAGGGTGGAGAATTCTCACTTTATGGAGCTTGGTATCTTACAGAGATGTATGCAGACAACGAGTTTATCCGGCAATTGCTCAAGGATAAAACCTTCTACATCACACCTACTATTAATCCTGATGCACGAAACAACTTTTTTTTAGAACCTAATACTGCCAATTCTCCCCGATCCGGAATGATGATTTTGGACAATGACGGGGATGGAGAAGCAGGGGAGGATATGATGGATGATCTGGATGGAGATGGCCACATTACGATGATGATCCGAAAGTCATCCACCGGTCGCTATATCAAAGATCCCCAGGATCCGAGAAAGTTAATTATGGTGGGGCCGGATAAGGTTGGAGAATATGAGATGCTTGGGCAGGAAGGGACTGATCTGGATGGTGATGGACGTGTGAATGACGACGGCATAGGATATTATGACCCCAACCGGGACTGGGGCTGGAACTGGCAGCCGGATTACATCCAGCGTGGAGCTTTGAAGTACCCATTTACACTTCCTGAAAACAGGTCAATTATGGAGTTTGTGATGAAACACCCGAATATAGCAGGAGCTCAAAGTTTCCACAACTCTGGTGGAATGATCCTTCGTGGCCCGGGCGCAGAAGAAGATGTGGATACTTACAACCGGGATGATATCAGGATCTATGACGCTATCGCACAGAAAGGGGAAGAGATGATTCCGGGATATAGGTATCTTACTGTTTATAAGGATCTTTATTCAGTGTTTGGCGGGGAGTTGGATTGGTTTTATGGGGTTCGGGGTGTATTCACCTATTCTAACGAGCTGATGAATTCCTACCTCTATTTTCATAAAGAATCACAGGGGCGGGGACAGGACGAAATGTTTAAAGTAGATGAGCTATTGACGATGGGGGATGCTTTTGTTAATTGGCATGAGTATAAGCATCCACAATTCGGAACAGTAGAAATAGGAGGCTTTAAGAAAAACTTTGGGCGTGCTCATCCGGGGTTCTTGCTTGAGCAGGATGCGCATAGGAACACTGCTTTCACAATCTATCATGCATACCACACTCCCAAGCTGTCTGTAATGGATGTGAAAGAAGAAGAGCTGGGGGGAGGTCTGAAAGCTATTACCGCAACGATCTTCAACGAACGGCTGATGCCAACTCATGCGAGCCAGGATCTCAAATACAAAATCGAAAGACCTGACTACGTCACTATATCAGGTGCCAAAGTGGTCGCAGGTTTTGTGGTAGAAGATGAAGACTTCAACAAGTTTGCTGAGCAGAAACTAACCCCTGAAAAGATCTCAGTAGCGAATATACCGGGCATGACCGGAGTGAAAGTGAAGTGGATTGTATCCTCAGGATCTAACTATTCCATTACCGTGGACTCTGCAAAGGGAGGAAAGGCAAGCTGGAAGAAGTAA
- a CDS encoding M14 family metallopeptidase — MKKTLLSWLLVWGTGVSGIAYAQTDYPTLAQLNQRLQHVASDASAELTSITKTEGGKDIWVLKIGTGQKDQKPALAVVGGVEGYGVLGVELAVQFAEKLVADHPKALESTTFYIFPNMSPDAYEQYHASLKYERRGNAVVVDHDRDGVSGGSGYTDLNGDGMITMMRVEDPMGDYLISKEDERILVKADKSKGEAGKYLLYKESKDDDKDGEFAEDLKEGIAFNKSLTYRFPVFQPLAGDMPVTQKESRALLDYLFEQWNIFAFVTFSPANNLSSPLKYNAGNAKKRLVTSILEKDQAINTMVSDLYKETVKQKAYLQDNQGTDGDFFQWAYFHFGRLSYSTPGYWIPEYKDSTGKGKSTAEANFLAWADSLAMNDVFVPWTEVKHPDFPGRKVEVGGIKPFVMTNPPFEKAGEIADQHTEFILRLAAMQPKLEIHNVKSEALGNGLSRVTLDLFNNSAIPTHSEMGEKSRWLRKIRIDMDADTEKIISGNKIELMDSLGAYEKASFSWIIRGAGNVTVKAGASHAGFTSTTIKL; from the coding sequence ATGAAAAAAACACTACTCAGTTGGTTGCTGGTCTGGGGTACGGGAGTGTCAGGTATTGCGTATGCGCAGACAGACTACCCAACCCTCGCTCAACTTAATCAGCGTTTGCAGCATGTGGCCTCCGATGCTTCCGCTGAACTCACATCAATCACCAAAACCGAAGGCGGCAAAGATATCTGGGTGCTGAAAATCGGCACCGGACAAAAAGATCAGAAGCCTGCACTAGCCGTAGTCGGTGGGGTGGAAGGCTACGGGGTTTTGGGCGTAGAACTTGCAGTTCAATTTGCCGAAAAACTGGTAGCAGATCACCCAAAGGCATTGGAGTCTACCACTTTTTACATTTTTCCAAATATGTCTCCTGACGCATACGAGCAGTATCATGCTTCCTTGAAATATGAGAGAAGGGGAAATGCTGTGGTTGTGGATCACGACCGAGACGGAGTTTCGGGCGGCAGTGGCTACACAGACCTGAATGGGGACGGAATGATCACCATGATGCGTGTGGAAGATCCCATGGGCGACTATTTGATCTCAAAAGAGGATGAAAGGATTCTGGTAAAAGCTGATAAGTCAAAAGGCGAGGCAGGCAAGTATTTGCTTTACAAAGAATCCAAAGACGATGACAAAGACGGGGAATTTGCCGAAGATCTGAAAGAAGGAATCGCATTCAACAAGTCTCTGACTTACAGGTTTCCAGTGTTTCAGCCATTGGCAGGGGATATGCCTGTGACGCAAAAAGAGTCAAGAGCGCTGCTGGATTATTTATTTGAGCAATGGAATATTTTCGCTTTTGTCACTTTTTCCCCAGCTAACAATTTGTCTTCACCGCTGAAGTACAATGCAGGCAATGCTAAAAAGCGATTAGTCACTTCCATTTTGGAGAAAGATCAGGCGATCAATACGATGGTTTCGGATTTATACAAAGAAACAGTGAAACAGAAGGCTTATCTGCAAGATAACCAAGGGACAGATGGTGATTTCTTTCAGTGGGCATATTTCCATTTTGGTAGATTGAGCTACAGTACTCCGGGGTATTGGATTCCCGAGTACAAAGATTCCACCGGCAAAGGCAAGTCAACGGCTGAAGCCAATTTCTTGGCTTGGGCAGACTCATTGGCTATGAATGATGTTTTTGTGCCTTGGACAGAGGTTAAACATCCTGATTTCCCGGGAAGAAAAGTGGAAGTTGGCGGAATTAAGCCTTTTGTGATGACAAACCCTCCTTTTGAAAAAGCCGGTGAGATTGCTGATCAGCATACTGAATTCATTTTGAGACTGGCAGCCATGCAGCCGAAACTTGAGATTCACAATGTAAAGAGCGAAGCTCTTGGCAATGGACTGAGCCGGGTAACTCTGGACCTTTTCAACAACTCTGCAATTCCAACTCACTCAGAAATGGGGGAGAAGTCCAGATGGCTGCGTAAAATCAGAATTGATATGGACGCTGATACTGAGAAAATCATCTCTGGTAACAAGATAGAACTCATGGATTCCCTTGGTGCTTATGAAAAAGCCAGCTTCAGCTGGATCATCCGCGGTGCTGGAAATGTGACTGTAAAAGCCGGTGCTTCACATGCCGGATTCACATCTACTACTATAAAACTCTAA
- a CDS encoding cation:proton antiporter: MESLAHKDVINLLLQLASMLLLARVFAEIAQKFNQPSVVGEILAGVVLGPTILGYLGPEVFEFLFQSNPSSNLALDGIVQMAVILLLFVAGLEVELHLVWSQGKSALVISLLGLVIPFVLGFIFPYFFSEFFGLGEGNRLLFSLFMGTAMSITALPVVVRILMDMNLFKTKMGMVIVAGAMVNDIIGWLIFSVILSFMGETANLSLFNTIGITLLFTAFMLTLGKALINRVLPWINKKLAWPGGLLSLSMAFCFLAAAFTEWLGIHAIFGAFIFGVALGDSDHLSEKAKEIIHQFINNIFAPLFFVSIGLKIDFAANFDVLLILAILAISFAGKIVGSGFGAYRSGYKFKDALAVGFGMNARGAMEIILGIIALDNGLIDEKLFVALVVMALVTSMTSGPLMKWALREKIVQSH, from the coding sequence ATGGAAAGTTTAGCGCACAAGGATGTCATCAACTTGCTCCTGCAGCTTGCGAGCATGCTGCTATTGGCAAGAGTGTTTGCAGAAATTGCCCAGAAGTTTAATCAACCTTCTGTGGTTGGGGAGATTCTGGCAGGGGTGGTTTTAGGGCCTACCATACTGGGGTATTTAGGGCCTGAGGTTTTCGAGTTCCTATTTCAAAGTAATCCTTCTTCAAATTTGGCATTGGACGGAATAGTCCAAATGGCCGTTATTCTACTTCTATTTGTGGCAGGGTTGGAAGTGGAGCTTCATCTGGTATGGTCTCAGGGGAAATCCGCTTTAGTTATCAGTTTGCTAGGATTGGTTATTCCATTTGTTTTGGGTTTTATATTTCCCTATTTCTTTTCGGAATTCTTCGGACTGGGAGAAGGGAACAGACTACTCTTTTCTTTATTCATGGGTACAGCCATGTCCATCACAGCATTGCCTGTAGTCGTCAGGATCCTTATGGACATGAACTTGTTTAAGACTAAAATGGGGATGGTGATTGTGGCCGGAGCCATGGTAAATGATATAATTGGATGGCTGATTTTCTCGGTTATCCTATCTTTTATGGGAGAAACCGCAAATCTTTCTCTTTTCAATACCATTGGCATCACATTGTTATTTACTGCCTTTATGCTGACATTGGGCAAGGCTCTAATCAACCGTGTTTTGCCATGGATCAATAAAAAATTGGCTTGGCCGGGGGGACTATTATCACTTTCTATGGCTTTTTGCTTTTTGGCAGCAGCGTTTACAGAGTGGTTAGGCATCCATGCAATATTTGGTGCTTTTATATTCGGAGTGGCATTGGGAGACTCTGACCACCTATCTGAAAAAGCAAAGGAAATCATCCATCAATTTATCAACAACATTTTTGCCCCTTTGTTCTTTGTATCTATTGGACTGAAAATAGACTTTGCAGCGAATTTCGATGTTCTCTTAATTCTGGCCATTTTGGCCATTTCATTTGCGGGTAAGATCGTAGGAAGTGGATTTGGGGCATACCGATCAGGCTATAAATTCAAAGATGCCTTAGCCGTAGGTTTTGGAATGAATGCACGGGGAGCAATGGAAATCATTTTGGGTATAATTGCCTTAGACAATGGCCTTATCGACGAAAAGCTTTTCGTTGCTTTAGTAGTAATGGCACTTGTGACATCCATGACAAGTGGCCCGCTGATGAAGTGGGCACTTCGCGAAAAAATTGTGCAAAGTCATTAA